In Drosophila takahashii strain IR98-3 E-12201 chromosome 4, DtakHiC1v2, whole genome shotgun sequence, one DNA window encodes the following:
- the Crk gene encoding adapter molecule Crk isoform X2 — MDPFDVSDRSSWYFGPMSRQDATEVLMNERERGVFLVRDSNSIAGDYVLCDHIVYRIGDQSFDNLPKLLTFYTLHYLDTTPLRRPAFKKVEKVIGKFDFVGSDQDDLPFQRGEVLTVVRKDEDQWWTARNSSGKIGQIPVPYIQTHEGFIDEDTLKNNSSSTHLLNSTLKRTDLNRKLPAYARVKQSRVPNAYDKTALKLEIGDIIKVTKTNINGQWEGELNGRHGHFPFTHVEFVDDCDLGNNSTEIR; from the exons ATGGATCCTTTTGATGTTTCAGACAGAAGCAG CTGGTACTTTGGTCCCATGTCGCGACAAGATGCTACAGAAGTTTTAATGAATGAGCGTGAACGAGGAGTATTTTTAGTTCGAGACAGTAACTCTATAGCGGGGGATTATGTACTTTGC GATCACATCGTTTACCGCATAGGGGATCAATCTTTCGATAATCTACCAAAACTATTGACTTTTTACACACTTCATTACTTGGATACAACCCCTCTAAGACGACCTGCGtttaaaaaagtggaaaaagttATAGGAAAGTTCGATTTTGTTGGCAGC gatcAAGATGATTTGCCATTTCAAAGAGGTGAAGTTCTTACAGTAGTTCGAAAAGACGAGGATCAATGGTGGACTGCACGAAATTCATCGGGGAAAATTGGGCAAATACCGGTTCCTTATATACAAACG caTGAGGGTTTTATAGACGAAGATACATTAAAGAATAATTCATCATCTACCCACTTGCTTAACAGCACATTAAAGAGGACCGATTTAAAC cgCAAACTGCCCGCATACGCCCGCGTAAAACAGTCAAGGGTTCCGAACGCCTACGATAAGACTGCATTGAAACTGGAAATTGGTGATATTATTAAAGTcactaaaacaaatataaatggaCAATGGGAGGGGGAACTAAACGGGAGACATGGTCACTTCCCATTCACGCACGTTGAATTTGTCGATGATTGTGATTTAGGTAATAACTCCACAGAAATACGGTAA
- the Crk gene encoding adapter molecule Crk isoform X3: MDPFDVSDRSSWYFGPMSRQDATEVLMNERERGVFLVRDSNSIAGDYVLCVREDTKVSNYIINKVQQQDHIVYRIGDQSFDNLPKLLTFYTLHYLDTTPLRRPAFKKVEKVIGKFDFVGSDQDDLPFQRGEVLTVVRKDEDQWWTARNSSGKIGQIPVPYIQTIFFLFLA, translated from the exons ATGGATCCTTTTGATGTTTCAGACAGAAGCAG CTGGTACTTTGGTCCCATGTCGCGACAAGATGCTACAGAAGTTTTAATGAATGAGCGTGAACGAGGAGTATTTTTAGTTCGAGACAGTAACTCTATAGCGGGGGATTATGTACTTTGCGtaag aGAAGATACAAAAGTTAGCAACTACATCATTAACAAAGTTCAACAACAGGATCACATCGTTTACCGCATAGGGGATCAATCTTTCGATAATCTACCAAAACTATTGACTTTTTACACACTTCATTACTTGGATACAACCCCTCTAAGACGACCTGCGtttaaaaaagtggaaaaagttATAGGAAAGTTCGATTTTGTTGGCAGC gatcAAGATGATTTGCCATTTCAAAGAGGTGAAGTTCTTACAGTAGTTCGAAAAGACGAGGATCAATGGTGGACTGCACGAAATTCATCGGGGAAAATTGGGCAAATACCGGTTCCTTATATACAAACG atattttttctttttttagcaTGA
- the Crk gene encoding adapter molecule Crk isoform X1: MDPFDVSDRSSWYFGPMSRQDATEVLMNERERGVFLVRDSNSIAGDYVLCVREDTKVSNYIINKVQQQDHIVYRIGDQSFDNLPKLLTFYTLHYLDTTPLRRPAFKKVEKVIGKFDFVGSDQDDLPFQRGEVLTVVRKDEDQWWTARNSSGKIGQIPVPYIQTHEGFIDEDTLKNNSSSTHLLNSTLKRTDLNRKLPAYARVKQSRVPNAYDKTALKLEIGDIIKVTKTNINGQWEGELNGRHGHFPFTHVEFVDDCDLGNNSTEIR; encoded by the exons ATGGATCCTTTTGATGTTTCAGACAGAAGCAG CTGGTACTTTGGTCCCATGTCGCGACAAGATGCTACAGAAGTTTTAATGAATGAGCGTGAACGAGGAGTATTTTTAGTTCGAGACAGTAACTCTATAGCGGGGGATTATGTACTTTGCGtaag aGAAGATACAAAAGTTAGCAACTACATCATTAACAAAGTTCAACAACAGGATCACATCGTTTACCGCATAGGGGATCAATCTTTCGATAATCTACCAAAACTATTGACTTTTTACACACTTCATTACTTGGATACAACCCCTCTAAGACGACCTGCGtttaaaaaagtggaaaaagttATAGGAAAGTTCGATTTTGTTGGCAGC gatcAAGATGATTTGCCATTTCAAAGAGGTGAAGTTCTTACAGTAGTTCGAAAAGACGAGGATCAATGGTGGACTGCACGAAATTCATCGGGGAAAATTGGGCAAATACCGGTTCCTTATATACAAACG caTGAGGGTTTTATAGACGAAGATACATTAAAGAATAATTCATCATCTACCCACTTGCTTAACAGCACATTAAAGAGGACCGATTTAAAC cgCAAACTGCCCGCATACGCCCGCGTAAAACAGTCAAGGGTTCCGAACGCCTACGATAAGACTGCATTGAAACTGGAAATTGGTGATATTATTAAAGTcactaaaacaaatataaatggaCAATGGGAGGGGGAACTAAACGGGAGACATGGTCACTTCCCATTCACGCACGTTGAATTTGTCGATGATTGTGATTTAGGTAATAACTCCACAGAAATACGGTAA